The following are encoded in a window of Sminthopsis crassicaudata isolate SCR6 chromosome 5, ASM4859323v1, whole genome shotgun sequence genomic DNA:
- the RBM17 gene encoding splicing factor 45 isoform X2 has protein sequence MSLYDDLGVETSDSKTEGWSKNFKLLQSQLQVKKAALTQAKSQRTKQSTVLAPVIDLKRGSSSDDRQIVDTPPHVAAGLKDPVPSGFSAGEVLIPLADEYDPMFPNDYEKVVKRQREERQRQRELERQKEIEEREKRRKDRHEASGFSRRPDPDSDEDEDYERERRKRSMGGAAIAPPTSLVEKDKELPREFPFEEESRPRSQSSKAAIPPPVYDEQERPRSPTGPSNSFLANMGGTVAHKIMQKYGFREGQGLGKHEQGLSTALSVEKTSKRGGKIIVGDATEKDASKKSDSNPLTEILKCPTKVVLLRNMVGAGEVDEDLEGETKEECEKYGKVGKCVIFEIPGAPDDEAVRIFLEFERVESAIKAVVDLNGRYFGGRVVKACFYNLDKFRVLDLAEQV, from the exons atgtccTTGTATGATGACCTGGGAGTGGAGACCAGTGATTCAAAAACAGAAGGCTGGTCCAAAAATTTCAAACTGCTACAGTCTCAGTTGCAAGTCAAGAAGGCAGCTTTAACCCAAGCAAAG AGTCAGAGGACAAAACAAAGTACAGTCCTTGCTCCAGTGATTGATCTGAAACGAGGGAGTTCTTCAGATGACCGGCAGATTGTAGATACCCCACCTCATGTAGCAGCAGGCTTAAAG GATCCTGTGCCTAGTGGATTTTCTGCAGGAGAAGTTTTGATTCCATTAGCTGATGAATATGATCCCATGTTTCCTAATGATTATGAGAAAGTAGTAAAACGCCAAAGGGAGGAACGCCAAAGGCAGCGGGAGCTggaaaggcaaaaagagattgaagaaagagaaaa GAGACGTAAAGATAGGCATGAAGCTAGTGGGTTTTCACGACGGCCAGATCCAGATTCTGATGAAGATGAAGATTATGAacgagaaagaaggaaaagaa GTATGGGAGGTGCTGCCATTGCACCACCAACTTCTCTCgtggaaaaagacaaagaat TACCCAGAGAGTTTCCATTTGAAGAGGAGTCAAGACCTCGTTCACAGTCTTCCAAAGCTGCTATTCCTCCCCCTGTGTATGATGAACAAGAGAGACCACGATCCCCAACAGGGCCCAGTAATTCCTTCCTTGCTAATATGGG TGGTACCGTTGCTCATAAAATCATGCAGAAGTATGGCTTCCGAGAAGGCCAGGGTCTTGGAAAACATGAGCAAGGATTGAGCACAGCATTGTCAGTTGAAAAGACAAGTAAGCGAGGTGGCAAGATCATTGTTGGTGATGCTACAGAGAAAG ATGCATCTAAGAAATCAGATTCAAATCCATTAACCGAGATCCTTAAATGTCCTACTAAAGTGGTTCTGCTAAGG AACATGGTGGGTGCTGGAGAAGTAGATGAAGATCTAGAAGGTGAAACCAAGGAAGAATGTGAAAAATATGGCAAAGTTGGAAAATGTGTAATTTTTGAA ATTCCTGGTGCTCCTGATGATGAAGCTGTACGAATATTTTTAGAGTTTGAAAGAGTTGAATCAGCAATTAAAG CTGTTGTTGATCTGAATGGGAGGTATTTTGGTGGACGGGTAGTGAAAGCTTGTTTCTACAACTTGGATAAATTCAGAGTCTTGGATCTGGCAGAGCAAGTCTGA
- the RBM17 gene encoding splicing factor 45 isoform X1, with protein sequence MSLYDDLGVETSDSKTEGWSKNFKLLQSQLQVKKAALTQAKVKSQRTKQSTVLAPVIDLKRGSSSDDRQIVDTPPHVAAGLKDPVPSGFSAGEVLIPLADEYDPMFPNDYEKVVKRQREERQRQRELERQKEIEEREKRRKDRHEASGFSRRPDPDSDEDEDYERERRKRSMGGAAIAPPTSLVEKDKELPREFPFEEESRPRSQSSKAAIPPPVYDEQERPRSPTGPSNSFLANMGGTVAHKIMQKYGFREGQGLGKHEQGLSTALSVEKTSKRGGKIIVGDATEKDASKKSDSNPLTEILKCPTKVVLLRNMVGAGEVDEDLEGETKEECEKYGKVGKCVIFEIPGAPDDEAVRIFLEFERVESAIKAVVDLNGRYFGGRVVKACFYNLDKFRVLDLAEQV encoded by the exons atgtccTTGTATGATGACCTGGGAGTGGAGACCAGTGATTCAAAAACAGAAGGCTGGTCCAAAAATTTCAAACTGCTACAGTCTCAGTTGCAAGTCAAGAAGGCAGCTTTAACCCAAGCAAAGGTAAAG AGTCAGAGGACAAAACAAAGTACAGTCCTTGCTCCAGTGATTGATCTGAAACGAGGGAGTTCTTCAGATGACCGGCAGATTGTAGATACCCCACCTCATGTAGCAGCAGGCTTAAAG GATCCTGTGCCTAGTGGATTTTCTGCAGGAGAAGTTTTGATTCCATTAGCTGATGAATATGATCCCATGTTTCCTAATGATTATGAGAAAGTAGTAAAACGCCAAAGGGAGGAACGCCAAAGGCAGCGGGAGCTggaaaggcaaaaagagattgaagaaagagaaaa GAGACGTAAAGATAGGCATGAAGCTAGTGGGTTTTCACGACGGCCAGATCCAGATTCTGATGAAGATGAAGATTATGAacgagaaagaaggaaaagaa GTATGGGAGGTGCTGCCATTGCACCACCAACTTCTCTCgtggaaaaagacaaagaat TACCCAGAGAGTTTCCATTTGAAGAGGAGTCAAGACCTCGTTCACAGTCTTCCAAAGCTGCTATTCCTCCCCCTGTGTATGATGAACAAGAGAGACCACGATCCCCAACAGGGCCCAGTAATTCCTTCCTTGCTAATATGGG TGGTACCGTTGCTCATAAAATCATGCAGAAGTATGGCTTCCGAGAAGGCCAGGGTCTTGGAAAACATGAGCAAGGATTGAGCACAGCATTGTCAGTTGAAAAGACAAGTAAGCGAGGTGGCAAGATCATTGTTGGTGATGCTACAGAGAAAG ATGCATCTAAGAAATCAGATTCAAATCCATTAACCGAGATCCTTAAATGTCCTACTAAAGTGGTTCTGCTAAGG AACATGGTGGGTGCTGGAGAAGTAGATGAAGATCTAGAAGGTGAAACCAAGGAAGAATGTGAAAAATATGGCAAAGTTGGAAAATGTGTAATTTTTGAA ATTCCTGGTGCTCCTGATGATGAAGCTGTACGAATATTTTTAGAGTTTGAAAGAGTTGAATCAGCAATTAAAG CTGTTGTTGATCTGAATGGGAGGTATTTTGGTGGACGGGTAGTGAAAGCTTGTTTCTACAACTTGGATAAATTCAGAGTCTTGGATCTGGCAGAGCAAGTCTGA